The proteins below are encoded in one region of Sebastes fasciatus isolate fSebFas1 chromosome 16, fSebFas1.pri, whole genome shotgun sequence:
- the mink1 gene encoding misshapen-like kinase 1 isoform X6 produces the protein MSENAPTRSLDDIDLAALRDPAGIFELVEVVGNGTYGQVYKGRHVKTGQLAAIKVMDVTEEEEEEIKAEINMLKKYSHHRNIATYYGAFVKKSPPGHDDQLWLVMEFCGAGSVTDLVKNTKGSSLKEDWIAYICREILRGLSHLHAHKVIHRDIKGQNVLLTENAEVKLVDFGVSAQLDRTVGRRNTFIGTPYWMAPEVIACDENPDSTYDYRSDIWSLGITAIEMAEGAPRS, from the exons GATCCAGCAGGAATCTTTGAGCTGGTCGAGGTCGTTGGCAATGGGACATATGGGCAGGTGTACAAG GGCCGTCACGTGAAGACGGGCCAGCTGGCCGCCATCAAGGTGATGGATgttacagaggaggaagaagaggagatcAAAGCTGAAATCAACATGCTGAAAAAATACAGCCACCACCGCAACATAGCCACGTACTACGGTGCCTTTGTCAAGAAGAGTCCGCCAGGACATGATGACCAACTTTGG CTGGTGATGGAGTTCTGTGGGGCGGGATCAGTGACCGATCTGGTGAAAAACACTAAGGGCAGCTCTCTAAAGGAGGACTGGATTGCCTACATCTGCAGAGAGATCCTAAGA GGCCTTTCTCACCTCCACGCCCATAAAGTTATCCACAGAGACATCAAGGGCCAGAACGTGCTGCTAACAGAGAATGCAGAGGTCAAACTTG TTGATTTTGGGGTGAGCGCACAGTTGGACAGGACTGTTGGGCGTCGGAACACCTTCATCGGCACACCTTACTGGATGGCACCTGAGGTTATTGCCTGTGATGAGAACCCTGACTCCACCTATGACTACAGG AGTGACATTTGGTCCTTGGGGATCACCGCTATTGAGATGGCAGAGGGAGCTCCTC ggagctga